The proteins below are encoded in one region of Borrelia duttonii Ly:
- a CDS encoding diacylglycerol/polyprenol kinase family protein has translation MFNRIFFDEDIKYEFYRKFFHISSLVFLLLYKVNLWIGFVASLFFMVIYLILELLRVMQKKLFFLGDISEILVKTREVSFCKIYLSPIFLVVSMFCTYFFIAKPFSYIGIFSACIGDGLASLFGKLIPSFKLVNNKTFAGSISVFVVAFIVCYYFVPNFVMALIVGMGAMLVELFDFAKYDNLFLPVGVATLSFLLVT, from the coding sequence ATGTTCAATCGAATTTTTTTTGATGAAGATATTAAATATGAATTTTATAGAAAATTTTTTCATATCTCAAGTTTAGTGTTTTTATTATTATATAAAGTGAATTTGTGGATAGGTTTTGTTGCAAGCTTGTTTTTTATGGTTATTTACCTGATATTAGAATTGTTAAGAGTCATGCAAAAAAAATTATTTTTTTTAGGAGATATATCAGAAATACTAGTGAAAACTAGAGAAGTCTCTTTTTGTAAAATATATCTCTCTCCAATATTTTTAGTAGTCAGTATGTTTTGTACTTATTTTTTTATAGCTAAACCTTTTAGTTATATTGGAATATTTTCTGCATGTATTGGAGATGGGCTTGCAAGTCTTTTTGGTAAGCTTATTCCATCTTTTAAACTTGTAAATAATAAAACGTTTGCAGGAAGTATTTCTGTTTTTGTTGTTGCTTTTATAGTATGCTATTATTTTGTTCCCAATTTTGTTATGGCATTAATTGTTGGTATGGGAGCTATGCTTGTTGAACTTTTTGATTTTGCAAAATACGATAATTTATTTTTGCCTGTAGGGGTTGCAACTTTATCTTTTTTATTGGTAACTTGA
- a CDS encoding TraB/GumN family protein: protein METAKENTKDYFSHVSTLDIDHHKIYVLGTAHVSKKSSQDTANLIDILKPNFIAVELDEARYHAILQTDENEKWRNLDIYKVIKQGKAFLLIVQIILSNFQKKLAKEQGISPGEEMKTAILKAKEHNIPLILADRKVETTLKRAWNCVPIFEKTKIISSLFSFSDIKVTEDEIEKLKEQDALSNIMEELAKEIPTVKKVLIDERDEFIASKILEGSGTILAVVGAGHVKGIIENLKEIQDTKKIINIEELNTIPKNNFSISKLISYLIAISIIILIASSFYFKDFEFAYKNLEIWIICNSVFAGIAAILLRANIITILTASIGAPIFSLMPFIGTGMVAGLVEAYINKPKIKDFESLQEDLHNIKGYFKNKVTKILLIVFFVNIGSAIGTIVGFKFLLNIFG from the coding sequence TTGGAAACCGCAAAAGAAAACACAAAAGACTACTTTTCACATGTAAGTACTCTTGACATAGATCATCATAAAATATATGTATTAGGAACAGCTCATGTATCAAAAAAAAGCTCACAAGACACTGCTAATTTGATTGATATATTAAAACCAAATTTTATAGCGGTTGAACTTGATGAGGCACGCTACCATGCCATTCTACAAACAGACGAAAATGAAAAATGGCGCAACTTGGACATATATAAAGTAATAAAACAAGGAAAAGCCTTTTTATTAATAGTACAAATTATTTTAAGTAATTTTCAAAAAAAATTAGCAAAAGAACAAGGAATTAGTCCTGGTGAAGAAATGAAAACAGCCATTTTAAAAGCCAAGGAACATAACATACCTTTAATACTTGCAGACAGAAAAGTTGAGACAACTCTAAAGAGAGCTTGGAATTGTGTTCCAATTTTTGAAAAAACAAAAATAATATCAAGCCTGTTTTCATTCTCAGATATCAAAGTCACAGAAGATGAAATTGAAAAACTTAAAGAACAAGATGCTCTATCAAATATAATGGAAGAACTTGCAAAAGAAATTCCCACTGTAAAAAAAGTCTTAATTGATGAACGAGATGAATTTATAGCAAGTAAAATACTTGAAGGATCTGGAACAATTCTTGCTGTTGTGGGAGCTGGCCATGTAAAGGGAATAATAGAAAACTTAAAAGAAATTCAAGATACTAAAAAAATTATTAACATTGAAGAACTAAACACCATACCTAAAAACAATTTCTCAATAAGCAAATTGATATCCTACTTAATAGCTATCTCGATTATTATACTAATAGCAAGTTCATTCTACTTTAAAGACTTTGAATTTGCCTATAAAAATTTAGAAATCTGGATAATATGTAATTCTGTATTTGCAGGCATTGCAGCTATTTTATTAAGAGCCAACATTATTACTATACTAACAGCATCAATTGGTGCTCCAATATTTTCTTTAATGCCATTTATTGGGACAGGTATGGTAGCAGGACTCGTTGAAGCATATATAAATAAACCAAAAATAAAAGATTTTGAAAGCCTACAAGAAGATTTACATAACATAAAAGGATATTTTAAGAATAAAGTTACAAAAATCTTATTAATAGTGTTTTTTGTTAACATTGGATCTGCAATTGGAACAATTGTTGGATTTAAATTCTTGTTAAATATCTTCGGTTAA
- a CDS encoding DNA/RNA non-specific endonuclease — MKKKSKILIILYISILIGFLFLHQNPKIVNKIKEIASNYLEEIKNRFYRPQIPIKLQEEYLLPQGYLTTQVLHKKYYSLGYAEHARQSEWVAYQLKREMVELALILVKEKKITRSKKFFEDPDIKGIAPKLSDYLHSGYDRGHIVSSADMSFSKEAMRETYFLSNISPQKSSFNSGIWSKLEQKVRKWAISKEKIYIISAGILTENQGFIGNNKILIPKNFYKIVLSLNNKSNNYEIVAFIIPNEKAKDTDLKNYVVNVNSIEEKTKIDFFAKLDAKIKKIIKMQKNISSWELK, encoded by the coding sequence ATGAAAAAAAAATCAAAAATCTTAATTATTCTCTACATATCAATTTTAATAGGATTTTTATTCCTACATCAAAACCCAAAAATCGTCAATAAAATAAAAGAAATAGCTTCTAATTATTTAGAAGAAATTAAAAATAGATTTTATAGACCTCAAATTCCAATAAAACTACAAGAAGAATATCTCTTACCACAGGGATATCTTACTACCCAAGTATTACACAAAAAATATTATTCTTTAGGATATGCTGAACATGCAAGACAATCAGAATGGGTAGCTTATCAATTAAAAAGAGAAATGGTTGAATTAGCTTTAATCTTAGTTAAAGAAAAAAAAATCACGCGAAGTAAAAAATTTTTTGAAGATCCAGATATCAAAGGAATTGCACCAAAATTAAGTGACTACCTACACAGCGGATATGATAGAGGACATATTGTTAGTTCTGCTGATATGTCTTTTTCTAAAGAGGCTATGAGAGAGACTTATTTTTTATCAAACATTTCTCCACAAAAAAGTTCATTCAACTCAGGAATTTGGTCTAAACTTGAACAAAAAGTTAGAAAATGGGCTATTTCAAAAGAAAAGATTTATATTATTAGCGCAGGAATCTTGACGGAAAACCAAGGATTTATTGGAAACAACAAAATTTTAATTCCAAAAAACTTTTATAAAATCGTGTTATCCTTAAACAACAAGAGTAATAATTATGAAATTGTAGCTTTTATTATTCCAAATGAAAAAGCTAAAGATACAGATTTAAAAAATTACGTTGTGAACGTAAATTCAATTGAAGAGAAAACAAAAATAGATTTTTTTGCAAAACTTGATGCTAAAATAAAAAAAATAATCAAAATGCAAAAAAATATATCTTCTTGGGAACTTAAATGA
- a CDS encoding CheR family methyltransferase: MLNINDELLVKFCNFIYDNSGIRFDEKNKIVLKSRINDAIHELQNINTPQQLYELIISDKFKKEYFLDLVTTNLTRFFRNEAHFKTFEKFIIPQLINIKTKENKNRIVIWSAGCSTGEEPYSLAFVLKYHIPENFEFIIIASDLSLKSLMIAKDGHYSSQQCEHIPAEYKKYIKPHMDGYKVVNDIKKHIRFDYHNLNFESGFSNIDVIFCRNVLIYFDEKSQIKVLKKFYSSMAMKSYLFIGHSESLFGLNLPFKFLKTPWAIIYEKDDESVPNEKKLSFQNKYKL; this comes from the coding sequence ATGTTAAACATTAATGATGAACTTTTGGTAAAATTTTGTAATTTTATATATGATAATAGTGGTATACGTTTTGATGAAAAAAATAAAATTGTATTAAAAAGTAGAATTAATGATGCAATACATGAACTTCAAAATATCAATACACCACAACAACTATACGAATTAATAATTTCAGACAAATTTAAAAAAGAGTATTTTTTAGATCTAGTTACTACAAATTTAACAAGATTTTTCAGAAATGAAGCCCATTTTAAAACTTTTGAAAAATTCATAATACCACAATTAATAAATATTAAAACAAAAGAAAATAAAAATAGAATTGTTATATGGTCTGCAGGATGTTCAACTGGAGAAGAACCATATTCATTAGCATTTGTTCTTAAATACCACATTCCAGAAAATTTTGAATTTATTATTATAGCCTCTGATTTAAGTTTAAAATCGTTAATGATAGCAAAAGACGGACATTACTCTAGCCAACAATGTGAACATATTCCAGCAGAGTATAAAAAATACATTAAGCCTCACATGGATGGTTATAAGGTAGTAAATGACATCAAAAAACACATACGATTTGATTATCATAATTTAAATTTTGAAAGTGGATTTTCCAATATAGACGTCATATTTTGTAGAAATGTACTCATATATTTCGACGAAAAATCACAAATTAAAGTCTTGAAAAAATTTTATTCTTCTATGGCTATGAAGAGTTACTTATTTATCGGACACTCAGAATCACTCTTTGGTCTAAATCTTCCTTTCAAGTTTTTAAAGACACCTTGGGCTATAATATATGAAAAGGATGATGAGAGTGTCCCTAATGAAAAAAAACTTTCATTCCAAAACAAATACAAACTATAA
- a CDS encoding adenylate kinase — protein sequence MKLVFLGPPGSGKGTIAKILSNELNYYHISTGDLFRTNIENDTPLGKEIKQIVENGQLVPDSITIKVVEDKINTIDNRDNFILDGFPRNINQAIELDRLLENIKIINFLIDEKLLVKRLSGRRICQSCCKIFNIYTLPTKEKEICDFCQGILYQRKDDTKESLKIRLQEYNLQTKPLINFYSNSNRLNNIDASKNINEVQKNLMEIISKIEKN from the coding sequence ATGAAACTTGTCTTTTTAGGCCCTCCAGGTTCTGGAAAAGGTACAATTGCAAAAATTCTATCAAATGAACTAAATTACTATCACATTTCAACAGGCGATTTGTTTAGAACAAACATAGAAAATGATACACCCCTTGGAAAAGAAATCAAACAAATAGTTGAAAATGGACAATTAGTACCCGACTCAATTACGATTAAAGTCGTTGAAGACAAAATCAATACTATTGACAATAGGGATAATTTTATTCTCGATGGATTTCCCAGAAATATCAATCAAGCCATAGAATTAGATAGGTTATTAGAAAACATTAAAATAATAAATTTCTTAATTGACGAAAAACTTCTGGTTAAAAGGCTTTCTGGAAGAAGAATATGCCAATCTTGTTGCAAAATATTTAATATATATACACTTCCTACAAAAGAAAAAGAAATTTGTGATTTTTGCCAAGGTATTCTCTACCAACGCAAAGATGATACAAAAGAGTCTTTAAAAATTAGACTTCAGGAATATAATTTGCAAACAAAACCATTAATAAATTTTTACTCAAACAGTAATAGACTTAATAATATAGACGCATCAAAAAATATTAATGAAGTACAAAAAAACTTAATGGAGATAATATCAAAAATTGAAAAAAATTAG
- a CDS encoding peptidylprolyl isomerase translates to MEEHGIFALIDTNKGTIKIKLYYKIAPLTVMNFIGLSEGLIENSVTNQPYFDNLIFHRVVDGFVIQTGDPTGTGTGGPGYVFPDEFTKGVRHDEAGVVSMANAGPDTNGSQFFITLADNLTYLDFKHSIFGKVVEGMETVRSISLGDKIERVKIIRVGDHAHSFKVNNEEFLKLKSSYETKKLKEYEKHMAWQFEIIDRDCKDFEKDESGILYKVIKQGNGKCAKNGDIVRVDYEGFLLNGFKFDSSLERGNIMEFELGLGRVIKGWEIMLSNMCEGEERVIIIPPNLAYGDRDFTSMIKANSFLKFNIILRKVN, encoded by the coding sequence ATGGAAGAACATGGAATATTTGCTTTAATTGATACAAATAAAGGTACTATAAAAATTAAACTTTATTATAAAATTGCTCCTTTGACCGTGATGAATTTTATTGGTCTTAGTGAAGGTCTTATTGAAAATTCTGTTACAAATCAACCTTATTTTGATAATCTTATTTTTCATAGGGTTGTTGATGGGTTTGTTATTCAAACAGGTGATCCTACTGGTACTGGTACTGGAGGTCCTGGTTATGTATTTCCTGATGAATTTACTAAAGGTGTGAGGCATGATGAAGCAGGCGTTGTTTCTATGGCTAATGCAGGTCCTGATACTAATGGAAGTCAGTTTTTTATTACTCTTGCAGATAATCTTACATATCTTGATTTTAAGCATTCAATTTTTGGTAAGGTGGTTGAGGGAATGGAAACAGTGAGGAGCATAAGTCTTGGAGATAAAATAGAGAGAGTAAAGATAATTCGTGTTGGAGATCATGCACATTCTTTTAAAGTTAATAATGAAGAATTTTTAAAATTAAAGAGTAGTTATGAAACAAAAAAATTAAAAGAGTATGAAAAACATATGGCTTGGCAATTTGAAATAATTGATCGAGATTGCAAAGATTTTGAAAAAGATGAAAGTGGTATTTTATATAAGGTAATAAAACAGGGAAATGGTAAATGTGCTAAGAATGGTGATATTGTAAGAGTAGATTATGAGGGTTTTTTGTTAAATGGATTTAAATTTGATAGTTCTCTTGAGAGGGGTAATATAATGGAGTTTGAACTTGGTCTTGGGAGAGTGATTAAAGGTTGGGAGATAATGTTGTCAAATATGTGTGAAGGGGAAGAGAGAGTTATAATAATTCCACCAAATCTTGCTTATGGAGATAGAGATTTTACCAGTATGATAAAAGCAAATTCTTTTTTAAAATTTAATATTATTTTAAGGAAAGTTAATTAA
- a CDS encoding diguanylate cyclase, whose translation MKGIILDNFDEIAIEPQKLLLVDDTPTNLDLLLDILQNDYDIRVALNGFDALKQVEIDKPDLILLDVLLPDVSGYEVCRRLKNDPETRDISVIFISSRNSTDAQLEGFNVGGVDYILKPFNGRIINARIKTHLELKRLRDYFKNLSRIDGLTQIPNRRFFTDKFAKSWMQALEHQDNVIVGMLDIDYFKKYNDNYGHTNGDECLKLIAKSLNRIAIKYKIDVARYGGEEFILFSVNKSLEEMIKIVSFLIEDIRNLGIVHEYSDISHFVTVSIGLAEQVPQDSNFTNIIKLADDKLYEAKISGRNQFKY comes from the coding sequence ATGAAAGGTATAATTTTAGATAACTTTGATGAAATTGCGATTGAACCTCAAAAGTTATTACTTGTAGATGATACGCCTACAAATTTAGATTTGTTACTAGATATTTTGCAAAATGATTATGATATTAGAGTTGCGCTAAATGGATTTGATGCTTTAAAACAGGTGGAAATTGATAAACCAGATTTAATACTTCTTGATGTGTTGCTTCCAGATGTTAGTGGTTATGAAGTTTGTAGAAGACTTAAAAATGATCCTGAGACTAGAGATATTTCTGTGATATTTATAAGTTCAAGAAATTCTACTGATGCACAACTTGAAGGATTTAATGTTGGTGGTGTAGATTATATTTTAAAACCTTTTAATGGAAGGATTATTAATGCCAGAATTAAGACTCATCTTGAACTTAAAAGGCTTAGGGATTATTTTAAAAATCTTTCAAGAATTGATGGCTTAACTCAAATTCCTAATAGAAGGTTTTTTACAGATAAATTTGCTAAATCGTGGATGCAAGCATTAGAACATCAAGATAATGTTATTGTGGGAATGTTAGATATTGATTATTTTAAGAAATATAATGACAATTATGGACATACCAATGGTGATGAATGTCTTAAATTAATAGCCAAAAGTTTAAATAGGATTGCTATTAAATATAAGATAGATGTTGCACGTTATGGTGGTGAGGAGTTTATTTTATTTTCTGTCAATAAAAGTTTAGAAGAAATGATTAAGATTGTTAGTTTTTTAATTGAGGATATTAGAAATTTAGGAATAGTTCATGAGTATAGTGATATTTCTCATTTTGTTACAGTTTCAATTGGACTTGCAGAACAAGTTCCGCAAGATTCCAATTTTACTAATATTATTAAACTTGCTGATGATAAGTTATATGAAGCTAAAATTTCGGGACGTAATCAATTTAAATATTAA
- a CDS encoding chemotaxis protein CheB: MRITIYVLIIDSSSVNRKAISDIINSSSKLKVIATAANADFALKKLKQDPDVILLGLEKETIKDISLIQKKQNINNKIPVIILSSNKDLAINALLQGADDFIIKIDSKLDKIKDKIIDLLIIYGNKSIKNKIITNINSKPETYTPSQNEKDKKNNLNIINIREHNLKKTNTKYIVTSLNQKQIINDQDLKKLKNRKFEMVVIGISTGGPAALKIILSEISKNFPIPIVIVQHMPKGFTTEFANNLNKICNLTVKETKNNEILQKGCIYISSGGYHTKINKINDNYQIEVFDAENVNGHKPSIGVLFKSISENVKEKVIALIMTGMGNDGSREIGDIKKAGGVTIAQDEKSSVVFGMPKIAIEENNIDYIVSIGHVVKLLETILLDG; this comes from the coding sequence ATGAGAATAACAATTTACGTGCTCATTATTGATTCTTCGTCTGTTAATAGAAAGGCTATATCGGATATAATAAATTCCTCATCAAAACTTAAAGTTATTGCAACTGCAGCCAATGCAGACTTTGCATTAAAAAAATTAAAACAAGACCCAGATGTAATATTACTAGGCCTAGAAAAAGAAACTATCAAAGACATTTCCCTCATACAAAAAAAGCAAAATATCAATAATAAAATTCCCGTCATTATACTATCATCTAATAAAGATCTTGCAATAAATGCTCTACTACAAGGTGCTGATGATTTCATAATAAAAATTGATAGTAAATTAGACAAAATAAAAGATAAAATTATTGATTTACTTATAATTTATGGAAATAAGAGTATAAAAAACAAAATCATAACCAATATTAATTCTAAACCAGAAACATACACACCGTCACAAAATGAAAAAGATAAAAAAAATAACCTAAATATAATAAACATAAGAGAACATAATTTAAAAAAAACAAACACTAAATACATAGTAACAAGTCTTAATCAAAAACAAATAATAAATGACCAAGATTTAAAAAAACTTAAAAATAGAAAATTTGAAATGGTAGTTATTGGAATATCCACAGGAGGCCCTGCAGCATTAAAAATAATTTTATCAGAAATTTCAAAAAACTTTCCTATTCCAATAGTAATTGTTCAACATATGCCAAAAGGATTTACTACAGAATTTGCAAACAATCTTAATAAGATTTGTAACTTAACTGTAAAAGAAACAAAAAACAATGAAATCCTTCAAAAAGGATGCATATATATAAGTTCTGGAGGATATCACACAAAAATAAACAAAATAAACGATAATTATCAAATAGAGGTTTTTGATGCGGAAAATGTCAACGGACACAAACCTTCTATAGGAGTACTATTCAAGTCAATATCAGAAAACGTAAAAGAAAAAGTCATAGCTCTCATAATGACTGGAATGGGAAATGACGGTTCCAGAGAAATTGGAGATATTAAAAAAGCTGGAGGCGTAACTATTGCACAAGATGAAAAAAGCTCAGTGGTATTTGGAATGCCAAAAATTGCAATAGAAGAAAATAATATAGACTATATAGTTTCAATAGGTCATGTGGTAAAATTATTAGAAACCATCCTTCTTGATGGTTAA